The following coding sequences are from one Gossypium hirsutum isolate 1008001.06 chromosome A12, Gossypium_hirsutum_v2.1, whole genome shotgun sequence window:
- the LOC107939290 gene encoding peroxisomal membrane protein PEX14 isoform X1: MATTTQSPSPPNSNDDKPQPSSAEVVEQANGVQQDVRPEATKQNVPASVFVNSEPIREDQVSNAVKFLSHPKVRGSPVIYRRSFLERKGLTKEEIDEAFRRVPDPPPSSQPASSNQDGQVITSSNVQSQAAVAAPQPVVAAPTGMVPARTVARWQFHWYHAVFGLGFLAASGAGSALLIKNVIVPRLKSWIRKVVLEEENDHAKKLDAKPSLAEEAAAAAKAAAAAAADVAKASQEMLNSKNEERRRFEEFMNLMDAQVQEMKLMSNSIRKLEGQANSPSRTFSDHEDHRVSASSTKQTYPNGKVDIDVLSARSSSPPVSAEPPHPKSYMEIMAMIQRGEKPSNIREVNDMPPNPNQQISNPRITPRSKPWEAQNGSSQVLQSQRSAEGLNGQDNGLNYLVDDESSTPWWQRKNVRITEIENENENEVKAAAGPYGVRTEQPVQRTWVPPQPPPVAIPEAAEAIRRPKPLASKEQSADEQSMVHPSEPIDELQRITKISESGGSVEMNVGFPSGTSSDVQEQEVSHEGN; this comes from the exons ATGGCTACGACGACTCAGTCTCCTTCTCCTCCCAATTCCAACGACGATAAGCCCCAACCAAGCTCAG CAGAGGTGGTAGAACAAGCTAATGGGGTTCAACAAGATGTTAGGCCAGAAGCTACTAAACAGAACGTTCCAGCATCTGTGTTTGTGAACTCTGAACCAATAAGAGAAGACCAAGTTTCCAATGCTGTTAAATTCCTTTCACATCCCAAAGTTAGGGGTTCACCTGTTATTTATAGAAGATCCTTTCTTGAAAGGAAAGGCCTTACAAAGGAGGAGATTGATGAAGCTTTTCGGCGTGTGCCT GATCCACCTCCTAGTTCACAGCCAGCTAGTTCGAATCAAG ATGGACAAGTCATTACTTCATCGAATGTTCAAAGTCAGGCCGCAGTTGCAGCACCCCAGCCTGTGGTGGCTGCTCCTACTGGTATGGTACCTGCAAGGACGGTTGCACGGTGGCAATTTCATTGGTACCATGctgtttttggtttagggtttttggcAGCTTCTGGTGCTGGCTCAGCTTTATTAATCAAG AATGTTATTGTCCCAAGGTTGAAATCTTGGATACGTAAAGTTGTGTTGGAAGAAGAAAATGACCATGCCAAGAAACTTGATGCAAAGCCAAGTTTGGCAGAAGAGGCAGCAGCCGCAGCAAAAGCAGCTGCGGCTGCGGCTGCTGATGTTGCAAAAGCAAGCCAGGAAATGTTGAACTCCAAAAATGAAG AGAGAAGACGCTTTGAAGAATTTATGAATCTTATGGATGCGCAAGTACAAGAAATGAAGTTGATGAGTAATTCCATAAGGAAATTGGAAG GACAAGCTAATAGCCCCAGCAGGACATTTTCTGATCACGAAGATCATAGAGTGTCAGCCTCGAGTACAAAG CAAACCTATCCAAATGGCAAGGTGGATATTGATGTGTTGTCAG CGAGATCTTCCTCACCGCCTGTTTCTGCCGAACCACCTCACCCAAAGTCATATATGGAG ATTATGGCAATGATCCAAAGAGGGGAGAAACCTTCAAATATCAGA GAAGTTAATGATATGCCTCCCAACCCGAACCAGCAAATATCAAATCCTCGCATAACACCAAGATCTAAG CCGTGGGAGGCCCAAAACGGGTCCAGCCAGGTACTCCAGTCTCAGAGAAGTGCTGAAGGCTTGAATGGACAAGATAATGGATTAAACTATCTGGTGGATGATGAGAGCTCAACCCCTTGGTGGCAACGCAAAAATGTTAGAATCACCGAGattgaaaacgaaaatgaaaacGAAGTTAAGGCTGCTGCCGGACCTTACGGTGTAAGAACTGAACAACCTGTTCAACGTACATGGGTTCCACCCCAGCCACCACCTGTGGCAATACCAGAAGCAGCTGAAGCCATTAGAAGGCCAAAACCATTAGCTTCAAAAGAACAATCGGCTGATGAACAATCAATGGTTCACCCCTCAGAGCCAATTGATGAGTTACAGAGGATCACAAAAATATCGGAGTCAGGAGGTTCAGTGGAGATGAATGTAGGTTTTCCGAGTGGAACCTCCAGTGATGTACAAGAACAAGAAGTTAGCCATGAAGGGAATTGA
- the LOC107939290 gene encoding peroxisomal membrane protein PEX14 isoform X2, whose translation MATTTQSPSPPNSNDDKPQPSSEVVEQANGVQQDVRPEATKQNVPASVFVNSEPIREDQVSNAVKFLSHPKVRGSPVIYRRSFLERKGLTKEEIDEAFRRVPDPPPSSQPASSNQDGQVITSSNVQSQAAVAAPQPVVAAPTGMVPARTVARWQFHWYHAVFGLGFLAASGAGSALLIKNVIVPRLKSWIRKVVLEEENDHAKKLDAKPSLAEEAAAAAKAAAAAAADVAKASQEMLNSKNEERRRFEEFMNLMDAQVQEMKLMSNSIRKLEGQANSPSRTFSDHEDHRVSASSTKQTYPNGKVDIDVLSARSSSPPVSAEPPHPKSYMEIMAMIQRGEKPSNIREVNDMPPNPNQQISNPRITPRSKPWEAQNGSSQVLQSQRSAEGLNGQDNGLNYLVDDESSTPWWQRKNVRITEIENENENEVKAAAGPYGVRTEQPVQRTWVPPQPPPVAIPEAAEAIRRPKPLASKEQSADEQSMVHPSEPIDELQRITKISESGGSVEMNVGFPSGTSSDVQEQEVSHEGN comes from the exons ATGGCTACGACGACTCAGTCTCCTTCTCCTCCCAATTCCAACGACGATAAGCCCCAACCAAGCTCAG AGGTGGTAGAACAAGCTAATGGGGTTCAACAAGATGTTAGGCCAGAAGCTACTAAACAGAACGTTCCAGCATCTGTGTTTGTGAACTCTGAACCAATAAGAGAAGACCAAGTTTCCAATGCTGTTAAATTCCTTTCACATCCCAAAGTTAGGGGTTCACCTGTTATTTATAGAAGATCCTTTCTTGAAAGGAAAGGCCTTACAAAGGAGGAGATTGATGAAGCTTTTCGGCGTGTGCCT GATCCACCTCCTAGTTCACAGCCAGCTAGTTCGAATCAAG ATGGACAAGTCATTACTTCATCGAATGTTCAAAGTCAGGCCGCAGTTGCAGCACCCCAGCCTGTGGTGGCTGCTCCTACTGGTATGGTACCTGCAAGGACGGTTGCACGGTGGCAATTTCATTGGTACCATGctgtttttggtttagggtttttggcAGCTTCTGGTGCTGGCTCAGCTTTATTAATCAAG AATGTTATTGTCCCAAGGTTGAAATCTTGGATACGTAAAGTTGTGTTGGAAGAAGAAAATGACCATGCCAAGAAACTTGATGCAAAGCCAAGTTTGGCAGAAGAGGCAGCAGCCGCAGCAAAAGCAGCTGCGGCTGCGGCTGCTGATGTTGCAAAAGCAAGCCAGGAAATGTTGAACTCCAAAAATGAAG AGAGAAGACGCTTTGAAGAATTTATGAATCTTATGGATGCGCAAGTACAAGAAATGAAGTTGATGAGTAATTCCATAAGGAAATTGGAAG GACAAGCTAATAGCCCCAGCAGGACATTTTCTGATCACGAAGATCATAGAGTGTCAGCCTCGAGTACAAAG CAAACCTATCCAAATGGCAAGGTGGATATTGATGTGTTGTCAG CGAGATCTTCCTCACCGCCTGTTTCTGCCGAACCACCTCACCCAAAGTCATATATGGAG ATTATGGCAATGATCCAAAGAGGGGAGAAACCTTCAAATATCAGA GAAGTTAATGATATGCCTCCCAACCCGAACCAGCAAATATCAAATCCTCGCATAACACCAAGATCTAAG CCGTGGGAGGCCCAAAACGGGTCCAGCCAGGTACTCCAGTCTCAGAGAAGTGCTGAAGGCTTGAATGGACAAGATAATGGATTAAACTATCTGGTGGATGATGAGAGCTCAACCCCTTGGTGGCAACGCAAAAATGTTAGAATCACCGAGattgaaaacgaaaatgaaaacGAAGTTAAGGCTGCTGCCGGACCTTACGGTGTAAGAACTGAACAACCTGTTCAACGTACATGGGTTCCACCCCAGCCACCACCTGTGGCAATACCAGAAGCAGCTGAAGCCATTAGAAGGCCAAAACCATTAGCTTCAAAAGAACAATCGGCTGATGAACAATCAATGGTTCACCCCTCAGAGCCAATTGATGAGTTACAGAGGATCACAAAAATATCGGAGTCAGGAGGTTCAGTGGAGATGAATGTAGGTTTTCCGAGTGGAACCTCCAGTGATGTACAAGAACAAGAAGTTAGCCATGAAGGGAATTGA